The Amaranthus tricolor cultivar Red isolate AtriRed21 chromosome 14, ASM2621246v1, whole genome shotgun sequence DNA window atatttgtaaaaaaatttgGGGTGTTACACCTTTGGAACTCCATGTAACCTTATCACCTCATTGAGGTAGGCGTTTGTCAGTTGTTGCATTGACCATGTATCCTTCATTGCTACAAATCTTACGATTTTTGTTAACCGGTCTACTATAACCCAAATTGCATTGTTTTCGGTTTTTGTTTTCGGTAAAGCCATGATAAAATCTATTGATATAGACTCCCATTTCCATCCAGGTACCGATATAGTTTGAAGTTTCCCACCAGGTACCGATATAGTTTGAAGTTTCCCACCAAGtttcatatgttgaattttaaccttttgacaGGTTAAATATTTTGCAACGAAGTTGACCACATTTTGTTTCATCCTAGGCCACCAAAAATATTCTTTAAGGTCCTTGTAAAGCTTATCTCCACCAGGGTATATTGAGTAATTTGAGTTGTGTGCTTTCTTCAATAATTTCTCTATGAGATCCTCATCATTAGGCACACACCAATGTTTCTTGTACCTTATTGTCCCACTTTCATCAATTTGAAATTCTGGTGCTTGGCCTGCCTCTTTCATTCCTATTAACTTGGTTAACTAGGTGTCTGATGATTGTTTTTCCCTAATTTCCTCGAATGTATGAGGCTCCACAGTGACACTGTTTAAGTcactaaaaaaaacatatagaATTTAGACGAAATATGACGGAGTCTTTTGACGATTTTTTGCgtctaaaaaaattttttagacGCGTTAAAAAACATCCAAAAATCATGCGTCACAAAACTTTAGACAGTTTCTTTTTGACGCTTTttttttgtccaaaaataaattggtTTTAAACGCCTTTTGCCGTTCCAAGACTTTTACCGCCTTGTTTTTTAATGTTATCAACGCATTTTTGACATACAAAAGCATCTAAAATAGCTATGTTTTCGACATTTTGAAGTGTCTAAAATATTTGTGTTTTTAGAAATATGAGAGCGTTTTCGACATACAAATCTTCTAGGTGAAAAATTAAAACctgcaaaaaaattaattagattaGTAATTAATTTAGTTATAGAAAAACAAGAGTGGCATAAAAACAAGTTAAGAGTGATGATCATTACATACTAAACCCCTtatcattaaaataatactttttaagaaaaattgaaaaaattttgttgaaatttcAATAGAATTACACTTGTAAAATAAACTTTCcaagatttttaaagtcacctgcAAATAATAAAATGGAAAATCTAGAAACAGCTATCAACAAGCTCCAACAATCAAAAACATACGATAAACGCATCAACCTCAAAAAGTGAAAATTCGTAAgaaataataactaaaataaactattacaactaaattaaatataaactaACTCACCATACGCACCATTTCTAATCTACACCAAATACCAATATGTTTATCTCTTGGAATAAGCGTCATCCAAAACTAAAAGAAAGCATCAGAGATTTCAACACTAACCTTTTTGTCGACCCCAAGATTGCATTCAGATACAGCCTACTTATGAAGGTAAATCAGTGTAGAATCGTTCCCCTTCCTCAACGTACAGTCCTGATTCAACACTCAGCACCAGCCAGTTCTACTTGTAGCAACTACAACATGATTCAAGATAAAAGCTCTTTATGAAGGTCTATCATTCCTGGGCAGCAGTAGCTTTGTTAGTTTAGAATGATGGCAATCGCAACTCAAATTGCAAACAAATCAGTTCAGTGCAGCAGTAGCATAAGACACCCCTTGACAGAAATCATCTTTGCCTTCCTCACTGTGAAAATTACTAGACACCATATCCTACTTTGACGTCAGTCCCCTCCATCACACAGCTGCATCGGTATTATTAATTAGTCAAGTAAACAAACCAGCACACGAAGCACATCTCAGGCACCAGATTCTACCGGAAGTGAAACCCAGTAGTTCAAGATCAAAACCACCAGTACATTCACAGCCCAATATCATCTGCGTCTATACTCTAGGGAATATGATTTATAAATACAGCTGTCTTGGCAAGGTAAAGATTTGTGTTGCAGTCAGGGTGGCAGAGCAATAAAACAACAAATGCATATACAACCAAATATGAAATAACATATGAATACATAAATCAAATACGAAAAGAAAGCATCATTAAACTTCAAACCTTTAACCATTAGCATGATTATCATTGTCTGGAGTATTCTCCTCTTATGAACTTTCGGGCAACACTTGAGGTTCTTCATCCACATCAGAAGGCTCGATGCTGCAATGAGAACCTACTAAACTATATGTCACATTCTTAAAAGGCATTCTACATTGAATAACAGTGTTGTGAGATAATTTTCTTCTGTCCAAAGACATATAGCAGCGTCTAGAATCATGTTCACAACTCTTTTGATTATCTTCATTGTGTTTCTAATTGTTTCTTCCGCTCATAAAATTTTGAGCAAACCATCAACAAAAATCAAGTTAATGTAGGAaaaaacattcaacaactacaataTCTTCATTCCAAAGAATTCCATATATGaagcaaacaatattttaacaaataaaaccaagCAACATTAACATGAACTAATGATTTTATACAAAGCTCAAAAATAGAGATGCTTCATGCTTAGGACGTGGCTTGAAGAAAGTTACCTTAAAGTCATAATGAATGTTAATATTCTGTACTTTGTGAAATTGGAACTGCAGAATCACATTAAGTCATTAACCACCATAGTTGCCGCAGAATTGGGGAATTAAATCGTAGAAATCAATTGAGGAATAAATATCTGTGCTAAACATGAATTATTGGGACAAACCTTTCAACTATGGTAGTTTCTACCATTTTATTCCTTAATTGAATCCATCAATAATGTCAATCCTAATTAAAAAAAGCTCAAATCACTCAAAACCACAATACAAACACAACTAACATTACAATATCAAAATCTATCAAGGGAAAAAAACCAATAGTAGAAATTGAAGGTTTGAAAATACTGGAATTATGTTTATGAAAGAGTACagtttcttatttttcattaagGAGaacttttcttttatatacatgTGCACTATTCTAATTTAGGAAACTAATTGTATCAGTTATATTTACATGCATAACTGTCTAATATACTAAATAACTGCATAAAGTCTTCTTTCCCATACttcccctcaagttaggtcgtgggATCACCGATGCCTAACTTGTATAAGGTGCTATTGAAGATCTCTGATGAAACGActtttgtgagaatgtcagCTAGTTGGTCTTTGGATCTAACAAAAGGAAGACGAATGACCTTGTTTTCTAGTTTCTCCTTTGATAAAGTGTCGATCaatctctacatgtttcgttcgatcatgttggACTGGATTCTCGGAGATGTTATTgctgctttgttatcacaatataGAAAATTTGCCTGTGTCTGGTGAAAGCCTAGTTCTCCTAGAAGTTTTTTGATCCACAAAATCTCTGTAACTCCTTTTGCTATCCCTCTGAATTCGGCTTCTGCACTGGACAGAGCAACTACCTTCTGTTTCTTGCTCTACCAAGTGACTAGATTACCCCCTACAAGGGTGAAATATCCCGAGGTAGACTTCCTATTGTCCCGATCACCAGaccaatctgcatctgtataaccaataagatcaagattatcaTTCTTTGAGTAAAAAACTCCTTTATTACtggttccctttaagtatctcaggATCCTCAGAACTGCTGCCATGTGTTCAATTGAGGTCGATGTATGAACTTACTTACAATCCCTACTGCATAGGCGATATCTGGTCTCGTGTGAGATAAATAGATTAGTTTTCCAACCATCTTCTATAACGGTCTTGATCTGCCATTTCTGCCCCTTCCACAATTTGCAGACCATGGTTAGCTACCATAGGAGTCTCTGCTGGTTTACAGTCTAACATGCCTGCTTCTGCTAAGAGATCTAAAATGTACTTTTTCTGATTGATGAATATCCCCTTCCTTGAACGTAGAACTTCTATCCCAAGAAAGTATTTCAGTTGTCCCAAATCCTTCGTCTCAAACTCTTGGAATAATTTGCTCCTGAGTCGATCAATTTCCTTAGAGTCGTTTCGAGTAATCACCATATCATCAACGTAGATCACGAGACATGTAATTTGAATTTCACTCCTCTTGAGAAACAGAGTGTGGTCTGAGTTGCTCTGTTTGTAGCCAAATCTCTTCATCGCTGTAGTGAACCTCCCAAACCACGCCCTAGGGgattgcttcaagccatatagtgcCCTTTTAAGTCTACACCCCTCTCCTTGACTATACTTATTTGAGTACCCGGGTGGTGGCTTCATGTATACCTATTCTTCAATCTCTCCATGTAAGAAGACATTTTTTACATCGAATTGAAACAGTGGCCAAtctttatttgctgctactGAGAAGAGAACTCGAATGGTATTGATTTTAGCCACAGGAGAGAATGTTTCCGAATAGTCTACCCCATAAGTCTGTGTGTACCCTTTAGCAACCAGCCGTGCTTTATACCTCTCAATGGTTTCATCAGCATGGTACTTGACTGAAAAAACCCATCTACAGCCAACTGTCTTCTTATCACTTGGTAATCTACACTTCTCTCACGTTCCGTTTTTCTAGAGAGCTATGATCTCTTCATCCATAGCTTGCTTCCATTTTGGTTCTTGGAGAGCTTCTTTAGTGGTTTTCAGAATAGTACTAGAATAGAGAGATGCATTGAAGGCAACAGCTGTTTGTGATAGTTGCTCATCATCCAGTCTACACATAAGATATCGGAATCTCTGGGATTCATACTCAGGATCATACCGCTTCGGAGGCATTCCTCTTGTACTGCGAGGGGGCAAATTATATTTCTTGGGGAcaataacactacttggtacaATACAGTCAGTTGATATTAATGAGAGGAGCAGGATTACTCGATGTTACCTTTTGTTCGGCCGGATGCTCAGGGACTGGAGTAGTAGTCTGAGGAGGTGATTCAATAACCATGTCAGTGGCAATATCAGTGGTAGTGCATACTTGTTCTTTGGGAGCTCGACTGTCAGCCAAGGGATGAATCAACCAGCTGAGATCTGTACTCACACTCTCCCCCTAAGATCGAGGCTGGGTGTAGTAGGTATAgtgttcaaagaagtcacaatccatGGTGGTGTAAATTTTGTTATGGACGGGATCATAACATCGATAGCCCTTCTGTGTAGTGCCATACCCAAGGAATACACATTTGACTGTCCGGGGTTCAAATTTGGTCCGAACTCGAGATGGAAGGTGGACGTACACAACACCCCCAAATATGCGAGGAGGAAGGGAGTGAGAAGAAGGAACAGGAGTGAAAGTATTGAGGGTGGCAAGTGGAGTCTTGAATTGGAGGATTTTAGTAAGGAGTCGATTTGTGAGATAGGTGGCAGTAGCAATAGCCTCAGGCCAAAAACGAATAGGTACATGAGTGTCAAACATGAGAGCCTGGGCGACCTCAAGAAGATAACGGTTTTTACGTTCagcaaccccattttgttgcGGAGTATCGGGACAGGAGGTTTGATGAACAAGCCCATGATCAAGAAAAAACTGTTTCATTGCAATAGAGAtatattcaccaccattatctgAGCGAAGGATTTTTGGTGTTACATGGAACTGAGTGACAATCATGTTATAGTATTTcacaaagacatcaaaaacctcagatttgtgtttcaaaaaataaacccaacaCATTCGagaacaatcatcaataaataacaCATAATATGAAAAACCATGAAAGTCAATATGTGGAGCTGggccccatacatcagaatgcaCGATATCAAATGGTTTTGGAGCACGATTATTACTGGGAAAGTAAGAATGTTTATGACTCTTAGCTAGtacacaagtttcacaatctaATGATGTAGTACAACTCTtaagagaagaaaaaagatgTTTGAGATAACCTAAGGAAGGATGACCTAAACGACGATGCCAAGTCCTCAATTGGTGAGCAGGAGATCCTTGAGCAAGCATTGCACCACTATTTTGAATCACTTCATCGACATAGTATAGTCCACTtcgttcagtaccacgcccaatgatcgtccccgtctgagcatcctgcacaatacaatgGTCAGAGGTAAAAAACACAGTACAGTTTAAGTCCTTGGTTAACTGACTAACCGAAAATAATTTATCAGACAAGCTAGGAATGAACAAGCAATTTTTAAGATGAAGAGAAGGGGAGATATTGACTGGACCAGCTTGGTCAACTGGTACAAATTCCCCATTGGCAGTTTGGATGTGGGTTCGGTTAGAAGGATGGGTGAATAAAAAATCACGGGGTCAAAGGTCATTGTATCCGTTGCCCTGCAGTCAAATATCCACTGAGAGTTACGTTTATGGCTAAGGAGACTTGTGGGGATTTTGGGCTTTAAATATGGCCTGGGCTTAAGGGTTTTGGGTGTAGGGTGTAGGGTTGCTTGGTTataaatagagggagtattGATGTCTCCCTCCCCCTCCCAGACGGCTggactttctctctcttcctcctCTTTCAGTTTTTCGCCATTGTTGTCCATTCCTTCTGTAGCTATTGTTTGTCCTTCCCTTTTGTACCAGTTACCTCCTTTACCTGAATTGCTCCATGATGTATCGGGTTGGTCCGTAGTAGTTAGGTGGGCCTTGCCGCCGGTCTGGCTTgccggtgccttggtggcggccCTCCGTTTCTGTAGATCGTCCCACCACTCAGGGTATCCCTCAATCTTGAAGCATCCTTCCTTTGTATGCCTTGAACCACCACAGTGGGTACATCGGAGTTTTCTCCGGTCATCTTCTTCTCGGCTTTTCTGGAAGGTTTTTTTTCTTGTGGCCAAGCCTGATCCAATCTCTGAGGGATTTGTTCCCAGTGATGAGACGCCGGTCATAATCCTCCGGCGTGCAATTTCCCGTCTGATTGTAGTATAGGCCGTTTCCACCGTCGGTAAGGGTTCACAGTTGAGAATTTCTCTCCTTTCTTTGTCAAGACTATCATGAATCCCAGTGAGGAACTGGTAAAGTCTCTGTTTCTGTATGTATCTATTGAACTCTGTTATGTCCTGTGAGTATGTCATTAGGTTTAGCATTCGCCGGTCAATCTCTTTCCACAACATGTTAAGTTTACCATAATAAACTTCTATAGTGTCAGTATCTTGTTTCATTGCCCCTGCCTTGGAACTAAGATCAAAGATCTGAAGTTCATCCTTTCCACATCCCAAAAGGCTTTCGATTCCTAGCCATAGACTTTGTGCTGTCGTATAGTCTAGGAACTGATTGACAATCTCTCCATCTATATTCTCAATTATCCATGATATGACCATGGCATCTCTTTGTTCCCACTGAACGTAATTGGGGTCTGATGGTGGTGGAGGGGCGGCAGTGATGTGGTTGAGTCGCCCTCGACCTCCAATGACTATGTGCATTAGTTTGCACCATTTTTTGTAATTGTGATATgtgagtttctctaaaattttgaCAGAGGTTGGGTTTTCTGTTTGGTTATTTGTTTTGTTGAGTTTTTGAAACATCAGAAACATCTGTTCCAACTGTTCCATGGACATTAGGGTATTTTGTGAAAGTTCTTCTGGAAAATCGGTCATTTGCAGGTAAGATACGGTAGATTATGAGACCTTTACGGATCTAAACcctaaggctctgataccatgaagatttGAAAATACTGGAATTACGTTTGTGAAAGATtacagttttttatttttcattaaggAGAACTTCTTCTTTTATATACATGTGCACTATTCTAATTTAGGAAACTAATTGTATCATTTATATTTACATGAATAAATGTCTAATATACTAAATAAATGCATAAAGTCTTCTTTCCCATAGAAATGACATGAAATTGAAAAACCCAATTCACAGAAATATAAATAAGTACCATTCGTTTAGCAACAATACAAACACAATCCAATTATTCtctgaaaaaattaataaaatgtaatGAACATGGAGAAGAATGGATAGAAGAAATAGAATGATGAATTAAAGAAGGAATAAAGAGTAATAAACAACCAGTTCTTGAAATTTTTAATCATCAATGCAAATCGAACCTAAACTACAATCCATCAGTTCGATAGAATTAAGAAACCAATATGGAAGAATTTGAGTTGTTTAAACAATTTGATTATCCTAAACTGAACAGCATTACTCTCCTTGCCTGTTGTGATCTTAGATTGTTCTTGTTAGAAGTGCAATTGCAAGCATTACATGAACATACAGATAAAGGATCATGCATATCAATTTCATCCCAAATGCTTTTGATTTTGGTGTAGAAATCAGCAACTGATTCATCAGATTCTTGTTTAACATCCAACAAACTTTGCCTTAAAGAATATAACTGTGAAGCTATAGCTTGGCCATATCTTTCTTCCAAATCATTCCATATCTCAGTTGCAGTTTTGCTGTATTACACActttttgcaatattttttacCAATAAACAATGTAACCAATTTTTGACCATGTCATTACATCTATGCCAAGCTGCATGATTGATATGATTTAAAGGGGGTTCAGGGAGGGAGCCATCATTGAATCAAAGTTTGTTTTTAGGGGATAAGGAAAACATAACAGATCTTTTCCAATCAATGAACCCCGTGCCATTGAAGGGCTCAGGAACAAGTTTAATAATAGTAGTATCTGAGGGATGAATGTAGAAATGACTTCCATAAATGGTGCAAGGATTTTGATTGTGTTgagtattattgttgttatttggtGGATTTTGTGCTGGTTCAGACATATTGACAAACACTTGGTCGACAAAGAAAGCAAAAGATCAAGAAcagaagaaagaaaaacaattgaAGCAATAAAACAAAACTCAAAAACAGGAATGAGTAAAGAACACAATAAATGGTGATTTCAACAACGAAAGGTGATCAAGAAACAAATTGCAAAAGAAATAATGAGGCAGAAGAATCAGAAGAGAAAGAGCAGCAATGGAAGAGAGAAATGATCAAAAAGTCTTTAATGGCGTTTGATACCATGTTAGAATTCATTGGACGAATGGAATTGAAGGAATACAGTAAACTAGTTTGAAAGAAGAtatcatcaatattttgtaCAGAAACTGTTTCTTATTGCTTGAATATATGAAAACAGACCTATATATATAGAGAAGGCATCAATACAAGCCTCTAACAAACTAAGGATAACTAAGCAATCATAACAGAAATTAGTTATAACTAACTTCTAAGCTTAGAGCCTAACAGAATGTCCAACATAAAATACCCTTCGTTTAACCTAAAGAAACCATACCTGATTTTGAGGGAGATGTGCAGTTATCGTAAGACGGGGAAGCCATGGATGAGTAACAACCGATTGTTGACCGCAGAATTAAGATGAGAAGGATGAGGAGATGCACAGTTGAGATATACTGCTTTGTGGAGATGTATAGTTAAGGATAGCTTTAGACATGGAAGAAATGGAAGTGCAGAGTCGGGTGTTTGATTTTCCTATCCCGCTTTAATGAGcagttttctttttgaatacCTATCCCACTCTcactaaaaatttaatttttaaaattgggcTTTTCAACGCTATTACAATGTATTTTCTTCACTATTACATGTGTCAAAAACAAAGTGTCTAAACGCTCCTTTTTTTAAGTACCTTTTCATTGCGTCTAAAAGAAAAT harbors:
- the LOC130799317 gene encoding uncharacterized protein LOC130799317, translating into MTDFPEELSQNTLMSMEQLEQMFLMFQKLNKTNNQTENPTSVKILEKLTYHNYKKWCKLMHIVIGGRGRLNHITAAPPPPSDPNYVQWEQRDAMVISWIIENIDGEIVNQFLDYTTAQSLWLGIESLLGCGKDELQIFDLSSKAGAMKQDTDTIEVYYGKLNMLWKEIDRRMLNLMTYSQDITEFNRYIQKQRLYQFLTGIHDSLDKERREILNCEPLPTVETAYTTIRREIARRRIMTGVSSLGTNPSEIGSGLATRKKTFQKSREEDDRRKLRCTHCGGSRHTKEGCFKIEGYPEWWDDLQKRRAATKAPASQTGGKAHLTTTDQPDTSWSNSGKGGNWYKREGQTIATEGMDNNGEKLKEEEERESPAVWEGEGDINTPSIYNQATLHPTPKTLKPRPYLKPKIPTSLLSHKHCETCVLAKSHKHSYFPSNNRAPKPFDIVHSDVWGPAPHIDFHGFSYYVLFIDDCSRMCWFHVTPKILRSDNGGEYISIAMKQFFLDHGLVHQTSCPDTPQQNGVAERKNRYLLEVAQALMFDTHVPIRFWPEAIATATYLTNRLLTKILQFKTPLATLNTFTPVPSSHSLPPRIFGGVVYVHLPSRVRTKFEPRTVKCVFLGRAPKEQVCTTTDIATDMVIESPPQTTTPVPEHPAEQKVTSSNPAPLININ